The stretch of DNA aaatataaatttaaaaaacgtATTAAATACAATAAAACGGCACGGCTAGTTTGATAAGATGGTGGGTGTTTTAGGCAAACTCTAAAATTACATCATGACTCTATATAATCGTATTATATAAAGTTAAACATATCGTACAACCATGCAAAGCGTGCACCGATATACTAGTCTATATGATATATGTGGGTGACACAAATAGGTCTATATttgttaatttaaaataaaagtataaattttaaaatcaaaatggtatgagataaaatataatataaagaaaaatagtattataatatagtaaaatataTAGTTAGTTTGATAAGATGGattatattttagaaaaaaccAAAATTACACGATGACTTCGTATAATTAGTGTATGGTGCTattgtattatatataataaaatataataatatagatTGTAGAAATAATTGATACTATAAGCTTTTGAAATGATATAATATATGGGACCAAGAAAATGAACTTAACATCAATCAATTAAGAAAGTTTCCCTTTTTAATATCTGGCATACACAAATTATGGGTTCGTCTATGCTACAttgaaagttttttttttacatattctAATATATCATTAGATCATGTGAGTCTTtcatatttttatgaaaattgaCATATATGCTGATGATACAAGAACAAACATTTGATCACATCATATAGAGAAAAATACTCTAAGTATGACATAAAATAATCcgaaattatgatgttggagCCAAAAAGGTGGTCAAAAAATGGAGGTGGGACAATGGAAGATAATCCTAATGAAGATTTGTAATTAGTGGGTGGTACCCAAATGAGTAGGAAATAATTGTTTCTTTATACTATATGGTTTGAATTTGAATGAAAAGAAATTGTACCTACAAAATATTAATTGTTTCCTTATACTATATGGTTTGAATTTGAATGAAAAGAAATTGTACCTACAAAATATTAAGCATAGCAGCTCACATAATTTATATTTGGATTTAACTTTTGTCCATAAGAAAAAGAACACATTAAAGAGCATCTCAAATCTAACAAATTTGAGAACCCTAGCTTTAAGCACTACATATTATATATAACTAGTCCACACCTACTCAATAAATAAATCTTGATATTTTCTCTAATATCTTAGTATCAATAACTAAATGTCAATTTAATGCGTGTGCGTTGAAtgtaacaaattttttttggaGAAAATTGTTTTTTGGTTATGTATGTTTGATTCTTTgcgattttgatattttatgttttaaaatttttgttttagttCGTTATCTTTGTATTATTGAAAATTTTGGTCATTTTTTATATTGATGTGATATCAATGTTGTGCTGGAGTTTATagtgcaggtgagcatgatattTTAATCACAATAAAAACATgttattcattaaaaaaataaaaaaaattacgtacaatattaaatataaaaaacattatacacatattataaattatatataaagcCTCATAGAGTTGGCATCAATCTAGATGCATAATTGTGAGCTTTTGCATAAAGATTGAGTGATTTGTAAATTTTAAGACATAAAAGAATTTGTTCccaaattttcttttgaaaaaaattaccCATCAAAGCTTTGGATGCCTTCATTTCCCACCGTTCTTTCGTTCCTTTTTGTGGTGCACAAGTAATATTCTATCCCATAGAATTCCTAATGCCACAAACAAAGCATTTTTGGAAATTTCACTACATTTCACATTACATCATCTATAATATTGATCGAATATTCATCATTGTATATCATATATATGGATCATATACGAATCATGTGATACCCCTTGTCCCAcatgataaaaattaaatatttaaattgagcttaTAATGGGTTACAATTGATTTATATAGCAACTTGGaataatcattttcgtaaaacgagaacgaatacgaagtagttgctataagAGTCCATTGTGCAGTCATGCAGGCGTGGACCAAGGCACGGGACATGagagaatggtatcagagccgctcAACGGCATATTACACCGGGAAATACGTGTTATGttgggcaaagtgctacgtgtatgacagccacctcttgaacctgctgAGAAAAGTGCTATATGACGGGAGCCAGTGGCGGAGCCAGAAATATGGCTCTGCCCGGGCTAGAATTTTAAATTCtagaatcttttaatattttaaattgatctaccctgactaatatcatattattccaaaattatacaaaatttacatattaattttttaaaaaaaactgggTCAACCCTGGCTTTAGCCCGGGTATACTTGCAGGTGGCTCTGCCACTGACGAGAGCCATCTCTTGAACCTATAGGAGCCACTTCTAGATTCTTGTCGCTGGTGGATCGAAGGGTTAAgtcgcgacgaggacgtcgcgttcaGAAAAAGTGATGATTGTGATACCCCTTTATCCACATGGTAAAATTATAGGCTACAATGGACTTTTATAGCAATTCAGGTTAATCATTTTAGTAAAGTGGTGATTAATACGAAATAGTTGTTATAGGGATCAATTGTGTAATCACATGCACGAGATCGGGACGTGACAAGTATTGCTATAAAATTCCACATATTATGAACATATAATCATTATACTTTTTGATACAAACGATGAGATTCTAACATCTTTACATTATCTTACGGTTGATTCAATTTTTACGTCATagttaattaaattaatcaaatattaTCGAAGATACATGCGacaaagaaagagagaaattaaATGACCTTTcaaattttatgataaaatgaaaattttaattatttatttggaAGAGAGATTTGTTGCAATTGAGCATCGACATTAGAAAGCATCTCAAATTTGGAATCTTGTGTTAGGCGAGCTATAAGTCATCAGAATATTGACGAAATTTCAAATTCAatgtattattaatttaaataaataatagtgATTAAGATGAATTTGAAATACATCCAAAATACGTGTTATTCCAAATACATTTTCCAAAGATTTCTCATACGAAACCAATTCTTCTCACTAAAATGGGGAATATAGTTCTTTGAAAatctaaaaaaagaaaaaaaaaaaattaacctcCTAGATGAAATTTAATGGTACTTCAGAATCCCATGTTCGTATTTATATTATAATGTTAACATGGGGAATATTAGTTTTGATGCTAACAAagcttgttattgtgtttctaacatatttactcaagtatCAAGTTATTAACACATGAAGCAAACAGAAaatgaattctgcacaaactgaatttttgGTAAGTTTCGGTATCTtaatgatatctctcaactagttgattcaaatgacaatccgtcAACTTGATTGATcataaaactcaatttggaacaagtcgtaattcacgtcagttgggcaaaatcagATATTATCAAGATCTAACGGATTGCTGGATTACCAAATTGATTGCACGAAAatagcaatcagttgggtatgagcagttgcgatattttcatcatatctctcagctcaatTATTGGAATAAAGCGATTCAGTAtacgttggaaagataagacggtgatctacaaatcatcttcaaaaatcaaagtctgaatcgaaacttaagatgctgataaattaCGATGAAACTACTGGTTCTGTACAAGCTGAAATCAGCTTAGCTGATTTCAGcataccagctgaaactgaactgaatcAGCAGCTGATCAACTGATTTGAACTGAACGAgttgctgaccaactgaactgaacgatcagttgaactgaacgatcagttgagtTGACCGGAGTTGACCAGTTTAAGCTCAGAAAAAGTTCAACAaggcgaatttgaccgttgcaatttcagaaacgTACAGAAATTTTTCAAACGGGCATATTCTTgtatctaacgtatatatcattgttggagcctataaatacaacatcttgtaTATCAAACAAGAACTTTTGAAAATGATTAAAAGCAtgagcagttagcatgaagataTCAGCTAGTTGatagcacaagcccttgtgtgaggatacatttgaaaTATACATTGTAAATGATACATTCctcacacacacaatcactcacacatgtACAAGAAAGTAGaacttcaaatattagttgagtgagtctttacacaaagacgtaaaataatgtgtttgtagtctttgcatatgggacattaaacaatatgctgattgtgaggtgttgcatacaatcttgagtgctaggagttcagttaagcAGAAgcgtaagtcctagctgaatgtgTTTGTACAAGgaattgtataaatcaaagtcttctagtggatccttcccaaagGGAAGAAGATGTGACGtatgagcatttgaagtctccgaatattcataaacaaattcacatctatttatttattgcatttacttatcatttctatTGTTTTAAATATGTATtcttgaagcattttatgtgttctttaaataccaaaatattgcataccaagtgtttgataaaatgcttcaaccgaaATATTTGTTCTCATTCAACTTGTAtacattttaaatgttttacaaaatatttaaccGGTTTCTAAcaatgattatttcgagtattttccgcttggtttgaacgccaaactcgatttaatttatcagtgttcaatatttcaaaaaccGAACTATCGTAGCTCAACGATAATCTCCCTAACCAATCCTAACAGAATATGTCACCTATAtaacatttttttctttttttttttcaaattactCTCACACCAccatttttttctcaaaattatcaTTGCAacttattttcaatattaaaCATCTCAAATTTCAATATGTCCCCTCTCTAATTTCTAACAATTAGTAGtgtattaaacataaattaagcatttaataaaatttaaaaactcACATCAACATTTTTCTCAAATTTGTCATTATACCTTATTTTCAATATTGTCCCTCTCAAATTGTACTATGACATCTCACTTATTTCATATAACTATAATAAGTAAATAAGTTAAGAAATGGATATCTAATTTGGGGTGAAGATGGATTTTCACCCCCAAGATACAATTCAAACTTTGTCCAATCAAATAATGCCATTATAATTGGGTCGGTAAATTAGGGATAGAAGGCCCAATTAAACTGGCGAAGCCCAAATATCTGAAACATGACAGTAAACTAGGCCCATATCTAATTCCAGTTCTTTTGATTAGATGATTACTCGAGGAtcaccacaaaaaaaaaaaagttactaTTTTTACCAATTAAATTAGTACAAATTTAtagaataaaaattattttcattataatttatttaccaAAGATTATGAGAACAATATTTCATTGAAtcaatttatttctttaagcacaTATCGATAGTcgtaaaataaagaaaaaataaattaacacACGTTGTTTACCATAAACACTTCTTCATACTTAGGAACTTGGTAGCTACTAGTTTCAAACATGATAAATATGctatattattttttgaatcATTAAAGTGGGTCGTGTTCAAAATTATATAGTTGATGTATGACAAAGCAATTGCCccattaattttctaaaaaagttCTCGGGCGATTTTTCTAGCTCGATATGGCTTAAGATCGTAGAGTGGTTGAGTCGTTCTTGCGTGAGCGAGTCTATGCTATATCGACCTATCTATTCttgggattttgttttgtataAGAGTCGATTATCTAACTTTAAAGCAAAAAATGTGGAGTTCATCAATAATcatcaataattttttattttacagtGTGATAGTCGACCAATCATCTTATATAAATACACAGAAAACAAAATCCTTAGTATGACATAAACTCACCTTCGAGTTATATAGGGAAAAAATATgatcttttattattttataattattatttttaagatGAAATGGTCATAACAATCTAATATATTAGTGTACATTACCAATAAAAttaaggtaaaaatttgtgtgagacgatctcacgtatcatatttgtgagacagatctcttatttgggtcatccatgaaaaattattactttttatgctaagagtattataactttttattgtgaatatcgataggtgtgagacggtctcacgtgtaatttttgtgagacggatatcttatttgggtcatctatgaaaaattattattttttatgctaagagtattataattttttattgtgaatatcgataggatcgacccgtctcacagattaagatccgtaagacagtctcacatgacacccactataaaattaattatcatTTGATTACGAAAATTAAGAAATTAATCCCCGacaaatattttttgttttgtgtGTACTAGGTTTAACTCCATGTTGCAGTCCCGACCACAAGTCAAAAGTATTAAATAATCTCCGATTAACTGACCATTTCCATAAATGGTATGTAGGGTCTGATTAATTGACCATTTCCATTGCAAATGAAAACAACAAAGAGCAATCATATTATAGTTAGTATATtatttaaacataaaaattattatgaaaatttttatcagataaatattttatttaagtaaACTCTGAaaaaatgtttatatttttgtcaaaaaaaataatttttattgtaaatatagacaGAGTTAACACATCTCACtgataaatcataaaaaacatACTCTTATTTAAATTAGTATTTTGATATACATGTTACATGTttgtataaatatatttttaaactatGTTTTTAATGTTTAATCAAGGTCTTTTTTTTAACTCTCTCAGAATGCATAATGTGAAAAAATATATAGATGTCAAAAATCACTAGTAATAATAATTACCtaaaataaaatagataatattttaaacatatcgacttttaaaaaatcattttgttTTAATATATAGGGAAATAAATAGagatttttcattaaatataaGAAGCTAAAGGTGGCGTGATTAACATTCCTATCACTTAAAATGGAAAATTTATGAGTATCATAAAAGCACTTCCTTTTCACTTTTCAATGTCCTCTCGATCTCTATGCGCGATACGCCGTCGGTGAGATTCCGTTTTCCTCCCACTTTTGGATCGAACTCTACGTACACGGAGGTGAAATCCCTTGTTCCCTTTTACGAATCCGTATGCATTTTCCGAGATTCTTGATTCGATCTGTGACTGTCTTCGAATTTCCTACCCATCTGCTTGAAATTCATTTTCGATTTGCGCGTTGCGAAGTTGTATTTTTGGTGCAGGTTGTGTTTTGTTGGAGATTTGTGGGATTATTATTTGTTGAAGGTGTGGTTTTGGAGTAATGGGGATGGGATACATAGGAGCACATGGAGTTGCGGCACTGCATAGATACAAATACAGTGGGGTGGATCACTCATACTTGGCCAAATATGTTTTGCAGCCCTTCTGGACTCGTTGCGTTACTTTCTTTCCTCTTTGGATGCCGTAAgtttttctgtttttttttttgcttattCCTTTTTCTCACTTgggtttgtttgtttgttttttcaaCTTTGCTgtttatttttgtgtttttgaagTCCTCTTGATGTTTTTGTGCGCGCATATTATGTTTGAATTGTGTTTATACTTTCGAGAGACAAAAATATACTAACTTGTTATGATGCTTAAAGGGTTACAAATTATTTGCTTATGCATGAAATTATCAAATTACGAAGGGAAGGGCATGCAAAATAGTAAGACCAAATGGGATAACTTTTATCTTTTGTTTAGTGAGTTATCTCTATAAGATGAACAACTGTAAAAAATTGACGATGTTAGCAATCAATAAATGTGACTTTGTAAAAATTCTGTTTAATTAAATGTCTGGAAGATCCCCTGCTTTCCCTTAAAGGTGGCAGCAGCAACAGAAAATTTTGCTCCTCCTAAAGTTCCTGGCGATGATGTGAGTGGAAAGATTTTAATTCCATGTACAGATTATACATATTTCAGAGGATGTTTCAAGTCGAGGTTACAACTTTCGGAAAGTACTCGGAAACGGTTTTTGACTACTACAGCTAGAAAAATATGGTTGCAAGCCTTAGGAGCAGAAAAACTCATCAAGGGATGGCCGCAGAGGTGTAGGTTATCCCTTAGTCAAGGCCTGGCTGACTGCTTTTAATCTCTAAACAATAAACATATGAGTGATGTCTAGCTTTTGTTGATTTTGCGTTACTCATGGGAGGTCTATGAATTCTTTATTCCACTCAAATGAGTGGTATCACCTACAAATGTCAGTTTTTGGATTATGCGATCTATTTGAAAAATAAGCTTGCTATCTCCTTGAACAGCAAAAATTATTATGTATTGTTGTGATTCGGAAAGAAATGCATTAAATCTTCGAAGCAGTGTCTCAGTGTACCGAGGGGCTGGTCACCCAGAAGAAAAGTTTGAAATGACAGACAAAAAAAAGAGGTTTAATTTCTAATCATAACGAGACGTGTATATTAGGACATCAATCGTTCGAGAATTTTCAGAAACTCCATGGAGCAATCAGTCTCTCGTGTTTGAGGGCTTTCTTTTGTGGTTCTAGGTCTGTGCAATGATGCAATTTGGAAAGGATAATTCTCTGCTGGGAATTTATGTATTTGTTGACCAAATATACCAAAAGTTTTCAAAGTTTGCTTGTTTTGCATCTGGGTATCAAtatctgatttttttttctttcactGTTGCATCCCAATCTTTTCTGCAGATCGTTTTTGTGTTTCTACCTCAGTTCATTCTTTGAGTGCTCAGCTATATACTGTTCTAGTTATTTAGCTAGCAGCGCTTGTGGAGTTGTGTATGCATTATTCTTATGAATTCATTTGTATTCTGATATCTAGTAACGATTTTTTATTGATCTTTTGTGGTGACTAATAAACTTTTCTTTTGTGTCTGGGCTGGATACTTTCAGACCTAATATGGTAAATGTTCCGTGAACTCAATCTTGTCTTTGGGTAGAATTGGTTATGGCATCTTTTATCATTTGTGATGGgtttaaatgtttttttcaATCAGATCACACTTACAGGATTCATGTTTTTGTTGACATCTGCATTGCTTGGATATGTAAGCCAGCTCTCtcactctctctctctctctctctctctctctctctctctctctctctccaaTTGTTAAGTGATTTTCCATAGCAAAAACTTAGCTTTTAATTTTATAAGCTTTTGGTTTTCTTTTATCTAAACGAGGAAGCAAATTATTTCACATGCAGAACATCAGTAGCAGAGTTACATTTCTTATAAATCTTTTCTGTGATAATGTTTGACAACATGCAACTGTAAATACTCTATGTCTAGGTGTAGTGGCATTGGAAAAGAGAAAAGGACGTGATGCTCTTTAGAAGTTGGTTTGATAACAAGGATGGCTGGTTGTATGGATTTGTATTTACAGTATTAATAGTTAAGACTATATTTAGTGTGTAGCAATGTCTATAAGCCTTATGTTCAGTTAGAATATAGTGCTTTTAAAGGGCACACATTCTGTCCGTCAATCTCATCAGTGCCTCCTTCAGAGATTTCATTGTAATTCTTCAATTGAGTAGTCCACAATATTTTGTTCCTTTCAATGTTCTAAATGGCGGTCGAGGCGGTCGCCCAGTTGGTAGGCGGCCCTCGACTGCCCGCCTTTGCATCAGACGGCCTCTTTAGGCGGCCCTAAGCTATCCGACGGCCGAGGCGGTCAACATTTTTGAAATTCTGGTCAActcaattaattttaaaaacatagtcgaagttaattaattttaaaaacctaGACAAAGTTAACAAATTTACTTTCTTTTGGTTTTATTTTTGGTTCCAACTTTATTGATTTTCTTGTTAATTtgcatttatatatttatttgcacCTTGTCTAAATTGTATTACATTGTATGAAGATTCtttatgtttaaatattatttaattaaacattttacataaaaataatgactatttgtgattatattgcatgattatatatgattaCCCATAAAAACCTTGGGGTGTTACTTAATCTTGTGACTTCATTCTAAAAATTTTTGCTGCAGTTATATTCACCTCAATTGGATTCACCTCCGCCAAGATGGGTTCATTTTGCCCATGGTTTGCTGCTCTTCTTATATCAAGTATGCTCGTGTTTCTAGCAGTGTTCAGGATATGTTTGGAGTCATAATGTCTTctatttttgaaatatcttgGAGTCTGAACGTAATAATGTACACAACATGGGGGTTTGTTTCATTTTTTTGTGCAGTTTTTTACTTGTATGctgttttttcttctttattttgttttttgggTGTGGGAGTTTGGGGTGAATCTGGTTTGCATTATGTTCACTATTCACTTAGTTGGATTTTTATGTTGGGCCAAATAAAGAAAGGGGTTTACTTTAATATATCATAACGTTTGAAATGATATAGTCAGTGTTCTAAATGGCGGTCGAGACGCCTAAGCGGCCTTCGACTGCCCTGCCTGAGCATGAGAAGGTTGTTTAGGACGGTTCAAGCTATACGGCGGTGGGCAGGTGGTCGAGGGCGGTGGGTAGACGGTCAGGCGGCGAGCAGACGGTCCAGGTGAGGCAGTCAACATTTTAAAGATATAGTAACCAATTTTAAAAACCTAGGCAAAGTCAACTAATTGTAAAACTCAAAATCCTAGTTATTTAAATCACacctcacttttttttttttttttttttttttaacttttggTTCTCACTCATTCTCACTATCAACCACCAAGCCCACTACACAAACTTTCCGTCGCCGCCGCCTCCGCCGCCGCTAAGAGAAGAAGCTTTAGGTTAGGTATTGTATATTTATCATTTAACATATTGTTTTTATAACATTTCagattttgtgattttaaaaatcaaatttgtttttttcctattattattgatttattgtTGGAGATTAATGGAGGAAAAGGATAAACAACCGGAGTTGTAATTCAAGCCAAAGTTTAATGATATTGTTTGGGAATATGAGGTGTTGTTTAATAAAGAGAAAATGGATTGGATAACTTGCAAGTTGTGTAAGAGGCTTATTTTATGAGGAGTTTATAGGATAAAACATCATATTGCGGTATTGTAGAACAAGTTGAAGCATGTCCTAAAGCATCCGATGAGgagtttatatatttatttgcatattatctagatgatattatattgtatgAAGTTTTTTGtgtttaaacattatttaattacaTATCTTACATTAAAAATGATGGCTATTTgtgattatatataaaaaaattacttaaaaaattcAACTGCCGAGGCGGTAGGCGGTCACCGACTGCCCCGCCACCGCCTCCCACCATTTACAACATTGGATGTAGTCATTTGTTAAGATTTTCAGTTACTATTACTACAATTTCATTTTTGTTAAATCTTCTTTTCATCTCCCAAGTTTTACAGTTTTTTTCCGTCATCTCTTTTTCCCACTCTCTTCTCATATTATTTCTttgattttaaataatatatgctAGACTTTTGATGCTGTTGATGGGAAGCAAGCAAGAAGAACAAATTCTTCTAGTCCATTGGGGGAACTTTTTGATCATGGTGAACCTTTCATTTTGTTCATTGTTGCTTGTCGTCTCCATGGCATTTCCAATTTTTTATTCACTTATTGGgtgctaaatttttttaaactaattTCTGTACTTTACCAAATCCCAGGATGTGATGCTCTTGCGTGTGCGGTATGTCTTTGAACATTGAGTCACTCTTTTCTCAAGATGTTGCTGTAGTGAttcttgaaatttaaatataaactctTTCCAGTTTGAATCCTTGGCATTTGGAAGCACTGCTATGTGTGGACGGAATGCTTTCTGGTTCTGGGTTATATCAGCGGTCCTTTTTTACTGTGCTACGTGGGAACAGTAAGTAAAATGGCTCATTCATGTTGCTGGTTCTTTACAGGAGCTGAAAACATTATTGTTACTGTCTATTGTGGATGTGTTTGAGTTATGTCGTATTTGCAATTACTTGCTCTTTTGCTAATTTATTAGTTTTGCAGCTTTTTCACCAATACTCTCATTCTTCCGGTTGTAAATGGACCAACTGAAGGTCTTATGTTGATATATATGGTCCATTTCTTCACAGCTATAGTAGGTATTACTTCTAGCACTTTACTTCTCTATCAAGAGCCTTTGTTTTTTACTTTTGTTGTTTGTATATGTTTTCATGCATAAATCTGCAGTGAGACTGAGTTTGAGTTTCATTTGTTATTTTTTCAGGTGCTGAGTGGTGGGCTCAAGAGATAGGAAAATCTATGCCTTTTTTGAGTTGGGTTCCATTTATTAATGGTGAGTCTTGTAAAATCAATGACAAAGGAACAATTTAGTTTTGGTTCTGTTCACACAACTACGAAGATTGGAGTGATTTCCATGTTATTGTAGCATTGCATCAGgttctatattttattttatcctaTGACGATACCAGTCTTTTTCAGGCTTTGTACCCCTTTTGTTTATTATTTCTATATCATGTTCTGGATTGGCTTTTTTTGAtttattttcttgtttttctttcaGAAATCACAATGTACAATTTTGTTCTGTCCTTCATGATAATGTTTGCTGTTATACCAACAATTGCATTCAAGTGAGTACAATCAATTTGGAGTTTCCTTTGGAAGAAGTTATTTACCAATTCTTTGAATTATTATAAGCTGACCACAAACAATTAGGTTTTCTGCTTCACTGCATGGAACTGTTAGTCGGTATAAACCTTAGTTTGCTGTACAAATTTTCATTATGCATACTATCAGGAACTCGAG from Primulina eburnea isolate SZY01 chromosome 6, ASM2296580v1, whole genome shotgun sequence encodes:
- the LOC140834227 gene encoding choline/ethanolaminephosphotransferase 1-like isoform X3, giving the protein MGMGYIGAHGVAALHRYKYSGVDHSYLAKYVLQPFWTRCVTFFPLWMPPNMITLTGFMFLLTSALLGYLYSPQLDSPPPRWVHFAHGLLLFLYQTFDAVDGKQARRTNSSSPLGELFDHGCDALACAFESLAFGSTAMCGRNAFWFWVISAVLFYCATWEHFFTNTLILPVVNGPTEGLMLIYMVHFFTAIVGAEWWAQEIGKSMPFLSWVPFINEITMYNFVLSFMIMFAVIPTIAFNVYNVHRVVQARKGNMLLALAMLYPFGLLLGGVLVWDYISPIDLMGNYPHLVVVGTGLAFGFLVGRMILAHLCDEPKGLKTHMCMSLFYLPLAIANALTAMLNDGVPLVDELWVLLGYCAYTGVLYLHFATSVIHEITTALGIYCFRITRKEA
- the LOC140834227 gene encoding choline/ethanolaminephosphotransferase 1-like isoform X4 — encoded protein: MFLLTSALLGYLYSPQLDSPPPRWVHFAHGLLLFLYQTFDAVDGKQARRTNSSSPLGELFDHGCDALACAFESLAFGSTAMCGRNAFWFWVISAVLFYCATWEHFFTNTLILPVVNGPTEGLMLIYMVHFFTAIVGAEWWAQEIGKSMPFLSWVPFINEITMYNFVLSFMIMFAVIPTIAFNVYNVHRVVQARKGNMLLALAMLYPFGLLLGGVLVWDYISPIDLMGNYPHLVVVGTGLAFGFLVGRMILAHLCDEPKGLKTHMCMSLFYLPLAIANALTAMLNDGRVPLVDELWVLLGYCAYTGVLYLHFATSVIHEITTALGIYCFRITRKEA
- the LOC140834227 gene encoding choline/ethanolaminephosphotransferase 1-like isoform X1, with translation MGMGYIGAHGVAALHRYKYSGVDHSYLAKYVLQPFWTRCVTFFPLWMPPNMITLTGFMFLLTSALLGYLYSPQLDSPPPRWVHFAHGLLLFLYQTFDAVDGKQARRTNSSSPLGELFDHGCDALACAFESLAFGSTAMCGRNAFWFWVISAVLFYCATWEHFFTNTLILPVVNGPTEGLMLIYMVHFFTAIVGAEWWAQEIGKSMPFLSWVPFINEITMYNFVLSFMIMFAVIPTIAFNVYNVHRVVQARKGNMLLALAMLYPFGLLLGGVLVWDYISPIDLMGNYPHLVVVGTGLAFGFLVGRMILAHLCDEPKGLKTHMCMSLFYLPLAIANALTAMLNDGRVPLVDELWVLLGYCAYTGVLYLHFATSVIHEITTALGIYCFRITRKEA
- the LOC140834227 gene encoding choline/ethanolaminephosphotransferase 1-like isoform X2, coding for MGMGYIGAHGVAALHRYKYSGVDHSYLAKYVLQPFWTRCVTFFPLWMPPNMITLTGFMFLLTSALLGYLYSPQLDSPPPRWVHFAHGLLLFLYQTFDAVDGKQARRTNSSSPLGELFDHGEPFILFIFESLAFGSTAMCGRNAFWFWVISAVLFYCATWEHFFTNTLILPVVNGPTEGLMLIYMVHFFTAIVGAEWWAQEIGKSMPFLSWVPFINEITMYNFVLSFMIMFAVIPTIAFNVYNVHRVVQARKGNMLLALAMLYPFGLLLGGVLVWDYISPIDLMGNYPHLVVVGTGLAFGFLVGRMILAHLCDEPKGLKTHMCMSLFYLPLAIANALTAMLNDGRVPLVDELWVLLGYCAYTGVLYLHFATSVIHEITTALGIYCFRITRKEA